One Solanum lycopersicum chromosome 2, SLM_r2.1 genomic region harbors:
- the LOC101267673 gene encoding uncharacterized protein ycf23 produces the protein MSISLYTPVSPKNQLQVFLKPNQNPLLLGDSVLPKRVSFARRKCTTRALLSHSKDAVLKEFHEKKALKIIAGLQNLDKENVASVVTAADKGGATHVDIACDPELVKLAISLTSLPVCVSSVDPSAFPAAVEAGALMVEIGNYDSFYEKGLVFSPEQILNLTKETKKLLPSVILSVTVPHTLSLPDQVKLAEQLELEGVDIIQTEGGKCSTPSKAGILGLIEKATPTLAAAYSISRAVNIPVMCSSGLSAVTAPMAIVAGAAGVGVGSAINKLNDQVAMIAEVKSIAHSLGLSTKKQNLFEGSNLIV, from the exons atgagCATCTCACTGTATACACCAGTTTCTCCCAAAAACCAATTACAAGTATTTTTGAAACCAAATCAGAATCCCCTTCTACTAGGTGATTCTGTTCTTCCAAAACGTGTTTCATTTGCTAGAAGAAAATGTACCACAAGGGCTCTGCTTTCACATTCCAAAGATGCTGTTTTGAAAGAGTTTCACGAGAAAAAAGCACTAAAG ATTATCGCAGGATTGCAAAATCTGGACAAAGAGAATGTGGCTTCTGTTGTTACTGCTGCAGATAAG GGAGGAGCAACACATGTAGATATAGCTTGTGACCCTGAGCTGGTGAAACTTGCTATAAGCCTGACTTCCCTTCCG GTTTGTGTTTCTTCTGTGGATCCTTCAGCATTTCCAGCTGCTGTGGAAGCAGGAGCCTTGATG GTTGAGATCGGAAACTATGACTCGTTCTATGAGAAGGGATTGGTGTTCTCTCCTGAACAG ATTTTGAACCTAACGAAGGAGACAAAGAAGTTACTTCCATCAGTGATATTATCAGTCACTGTGCCTCACACGCTAAGCCTTCCTGATCAG GTCAAGCTGGCCGAGCAATTAGAACTGGAAGGTGTTGACATCATCCAAACAGAAGGAGGAAAATGCTCTACTCCATCAAAGGCTGGTATTCTTGGATTAATCGAGAAG GCAACACCAACACTAGCAGCTGCTTATTCGATTTCAAGGGCTGTCAATATCCCCGTCATGTGTTCATCTGGATTGAGTGCAGTCACAGCACCAATGGCAATCGTAGCTGGAGCTGCTGGCGTG GGTGTTGGCTCAGCCATCAACAAGCTCAACGATCAGGTAGCAATGATCGCGGAAGTCAAATCCATAGCTCATTCATTAGGATTGTCAACCAAGAAGCAGAATTTATTTGAAGGGAGCAATTTGATAGTGTAA
- the LOC101260108 gene encoding nuclear pore complex protein GP210, giving the protein MLHCLSLLLLLLLLPLSSPFPATGPHIADVNILLPPKMTHPVEYRLQGSDGCFKWTWDHHDILAVLPEYNVSNQCSTSARLKSIASYSGRKETAVYATDVHTGAVIRCKVYIDIFSRIQIFHSSIKLDLDGLATLRVRAFDTEENVFSSLVGIQFMWDLMPETDGLPHHLNHILLKDSPLSDCGGLCGDLDIQTKLENSGVFSDLYVVKGTEIGHEIVSVHLAEPSVKYMEDKIVLTVAEAISLEPPSPVCVLIGAVVHYSLKVIHGNMPYLVTLPSAFYRWSVSNSSVAQVDRMVGTAKALNLGITTVTVEDTRVVGHTQVSSFYVVLPDSLSLYILPLSLSGDHIEGTEPISSVARWYVVSGREYLIQVMVFSKGTWAQQEVYLTENDDVKLHDDPSEIWSIVPSSNHVGEKGISRILKALSYGLGKLTATLTYSTGHEETKEVLKVVQEVMVCDQVKFGMEGASGSITLPWAPGVYQELELKVTGGCAMVSADYKWFSSDMAIVSVSTFGIIQAKRPGKVTIKAVSVFDSLNYDEIAVEVSLPSSMIVLPNLPVETPVGSYLRAAVTLKTVDGDLFYKCDAFTPSIKWKTGNDAFIVVDAGETFIPEKQESLPIGSEKYVPACAWTYVYAANSGQTMLHATLSKEFQQYDHSTSGSVVLQATSRIAAFVPLILHPASDGNQFGGYWFNLVQAEADNRLENMEHLYLTPGTSFEVMLRGGPTRWDQGVEYVESVESLDEHNLRVQDGAIVNQEFTSYGSTYRIECQDFGIFRLHFIRGNLIGEGHPLPAVSEVQLSLTCGFPSSIALIADETVNSVEVIQSAAQADRGSGMIRTSPVTIANGRTVRLSAVGISETAIAFGNSSSLHLKWELKDCDDLAFWDDIHNLAMLSTWEKYLVLTNATGLCVVRATVTGSIDSVSHRHTLKHFPGSEHDLTDAIRLQLVSSLRVYPEFSLLYLNHDAKLNLSITGGSCFIDAAVNDTQVVEIIQPAPGLQCVQLLLAPKSLGIALVTVRDVGLAPPVSAFSVVQVADMEWIKITSGEELSIMEGSSLSIDFLAGVSDGNTFDPSQYVYMNIRVHIEDHIIELVNEDDFSCCDDGYVNVPNFRIRATRLGITTLYVSARQHTGHEILSQPIKVEVYAPPRIDPSDIFLVPGASYMLTVRGGPKTSAYIEFVSMDNEVAKVHTTTGLVSATSPGNTTIVAKMYRNGDIFTCQAYGEVKVGVPSSAMLNVQSEQLAVGHQIPIIPSLSEGNLFSFYELCRNYQWIINDDEVLSFQAADSLHVGNHGMHMSREKGNGLTGYVGDNDLGFIQVLHGRSAGQTDVTVSFSCDFVAYKSFSESRSYTASISLSVVSELPLALGSPITWILPPHYTTSALLPSASRTFSKGDPSIGKVTYSILGDCRRKAELEEDDPILIDGSRIRTKESGNLACIQAKDRSNGRVEVASCVKVAEVTQIRFTAEKLLVHTLAIGAEIDVPIKYYDVLGNPFLEAHDVIPFGVETNYHDVISVEDAVDGTGNVHLKAISYGRALVRVGFANEPKNSDYMVILVGAHLHPQNPTLHLGSGLNFSIEGLSDQVSGQWFTSNASIVSVDQQSGHAKAIGEGSVQIIFECSNMKLQTTVTVSQPEMMSVDAPREILTNVPLPANGYSFLVKLNDAYRHKYKSAKNRAIFLFDCLVDPPYVGYVKPWVDLDTGNSYCLFFPYSPESLVLATPKSGGIKQDLAVTIKASLIGEQNISGSASALFVGGFIIPGTEGDSLQLNLTPQFNRSVLTVVGNTDVSIYWHDRERLAVRPIHGEDSQGRSRAQYEIKIRRAEKFKDKLIFTLPATGQITEVNVNYEPEERRATIINLNLWATAAACFILLIVTATVFISYLDQPVRSRPSAPPGTPSVAAPVTPERSSPAGVSEHSPRTPQPFLDYVRRTIDETPYYRQDFRRRANPQNTY; this is encoded by the exons ATGTTGCACTGTCTCTCCCTGCTTCTCCTTCTTCTGCTTCTGCCACTGAGTTCTCCTTTTCCGGCAACTGGCCCTCACATTGCCGATGTCAACATACTGTTGCCTCCCAAAATGACACATCCAGTTGAGTACAGGCTTCAGGGAAGTGATGGTTGCTTCAAATG GACATGGGATCATCACGACATTTTAGCTGTGCTGCCTGAGTACAATGTGAGTAATCAATGCTCTACAAGTGCCCGCTTGAAGTCAATTGCCTCTTATAGTGGTCGAAAGGAGACTGCTGTCTATGCGACAGACGTACACACTGGAGCTGTTATCCGATGCAAAGTTTACATTGACATCTTCTCTAGGATCCAGATATTCCATAGTTCTATCAAGCTTGACCTTGATGGCCTGGCTACTCTACGTGTCCGTGCCTTTGATACTGAAG AGAATGTTTTCTCGTCTTTGGTGGGCATACAATTCATGTGGGACCTAATGCCTGAAACTGATGGATTGCCTCATCACCTGAACCATATCCTTTTGAAGGACTCTCCATTGAGTGATTGTGGTGGATTATGTGGTGACCTAGATATCCAAACAAAACTTGAAAATAGTGGTGTGTTTTCTGATCTTTATGTTGTAAAGGGGACAGAAATTGGCCATGAAATAGTGTCTGTTCATTTGGCTGAACCATCAGTTAAATATATGGAAGATAAAATTGTCCTAACCGTGGCAGAAGCTATATCGCTGGAGCCTCCTTCACCGGTTTGTGTCCTTATTGGTGCGGTTGTGCATTATAGTCTTAAAGTTATCCACGGGAATATGCCATATCTTGTAACCTTGCCTTCTGCTTTTTACCGATGGTCTGTTTCAAACTCCTCAGTTGCTCAGGTAGATAGGATGGTGGGTACTGCTAAGGCTTTGAACTTGGGAATAACAACAGTAACTGTTGAAGATACTAGGGTGGTTGGTCATACACAAGTGTCTTCTTTCTATGTTGTCCTCCCAGATTCCTTATCATTGTATATATTACCTCTATCTCTTTCTGGTGATCATATAGAAGGAACTGAACCAATATCCTCTGTGGCGCGCTGGTATGTAGTTTCTGGTCGGGAATATCTCATTCAAGTAATGGTTTTCTCGAAAGGAACATGGGCACAACAAGAAGTTTACCTTACGGAAAATGATGATGTTAAGTTGCATGATGACCCATCAGAAATCTGGAGTATAGTTCCCTCATCCAATCACGTCGGGGAGAAGGGGATATCCAGAATCCTAAAAGCTCTCTCATATGGTCTGGGAAAACTGACAGCAACTCTTACATATAGCACTGGGCATGAAGAAACAAAGGAAGTTCTCAAGGTTGTTCAAGAAGTTATGGTTTGTGACCAGGTGAAGTTCGGCATGGAGGGTGCCTCCGGCAGTATTACTCTTCCTTGGGCACCTGGTGTTTATCAGGAGTTGGAGCTAAAGGTTACTGGGGGTTGTGCAATGGTGTCTGCTGACTACAAATGGTTCTCTTCGGACATGGCTATTGTGTCGGTATCTACTTTTGGAATTATTCAGGCGAAAAGGCCTGGAAAAGTTACTATAAAGGCAGTCTCGGTTTTTGATTCTCTAAATTATGATGAGATAGCTGTTGAAGTGAGTTTGCCTTCTTCAATGATAGTACTGCCTAATTTGCCGGTGGAGACTCCTGTAGGTTCATATCTTCGAGCTGCTGTGACATTGAAAACAGTGGATGGTGATTTATTCTACAAATGTGATGCTTTTACCCCGTCCATCAAGTGGAAAACTGGAAATGACGCTTTCATTGTTGTGGATGCTGGTGAGACCTTCATTCCTGAAAAGCAAGAAAGTCTTCCAATTGGTTCTGAGAAATATGTCCCTGCATGTGCATGGACCTATGTCTATGCTGCTAATTCCGGTCAGACGATGCTACATGCAACATTGTCAAAAGAATTTCAACAGTATGATCACTCGACCAGTGGTTCTGTTGTACTGCAAGCAACCTCGCGTATTGCAGCATTCGTACCTCTCATTTTGCACCCTGCAAGTGATGGAAATCAGTTTGGTGGTTATTGGTTCAATTTGGTACAGGCTGAAGCTGATAATCGCTTAGAAAATATGGAGCATCTATATCTTACCCCTGGCACATCTTTTGAAGTGATGCTTCGTGGTGGACCTACTCGATGGGATCAGGGAGTTGAATATGTTGAATCCGTGGAAAGTTTGGATGAACATAATCTTAGGGTTCAAGATGGGGCTATAGTTAATCAAGAATTTACCAGCTATGGGAGCACATACAGAATCGAGTGTCAAGATTTTGGAATCTTTAGGCTTCATTTCATACGTGGGAATTTAATTGGAGAGGGGCATCCTCTGCCTGCTGTATCTGAAGTCCAATTGTCACTCACATGTGGTTTCCCATCATCTATAGCATTAATAGCTGATGAAACTGTTAATTCTGTTGAAGTGATCCAGTCTGCAGCTCAGGCTGACCGTGGCAGTGGAATGATTCGTACTTCCCCAGTCACAATAGCAAATGGGCGGACAGTTAGACTATCAGCTGTTGGCATTAGCGAGACTGCAATAGCTTTTGGAAATTCATCTTCTCTTCATTTGAAGTGGGAGCTTAAAGATTGTGATGATCTGGCATTTTGGGATGATATCCACAATTTAGCAATGCTATCGACTTGGGAAAAATACTTGGTCTTGACAAATGCAACTGGACTCTGTGTTGTACGAGCAACAGTTACTGGATCAATTGATTCTGTTAGCCATCGTCACACTCTTAAACATTTTCCAGGCTCTGAACATGATCTTACAGATGCTATACGTTTGCAACTTGTTTCATCCCTAAGGGTCTATCCGGAATTTAGCTTGTTGTATCTCAATCATGATGCAAAATTGAACCTGTCAATTACTGGAGGAAGTTGCTTCATTGATGCTGCAGTAAATGATACTCAAGTTGTGGAAATAATTCAGCCTGCTCCCGGTTTACAGTGTGTACAACTATTACTGGCTCCTAAAAGTTTGGGAATTGCACTTGTGACTGTTCGAGATGTGGGGCTTGCTCCACCTGTTTCTGCTTTCTCTGTGGTTCAAGTTGCAGATATGGAATGGATTAAGATTACATCTGGAGAAGAATTGAGTATCATGGAAGGGAGTTCACTATCCATTGATTTTCTTGCTGGAGTAAGTGATGGAAATACTTTTGATCCTTCACAGTATGTTTACATGAATATTCGTGTTCACATTGAGGATCATATAATTGAACTCGTCAATGAAGATGATTTTTCCTGTTGTGATGATGGATATGTGAATGTGCCTAACTTCAGAATACGGGCAACACGCCTTGGGATTACCACACTGTATGTCAGTGCTAGACAGCATACTGGACATGAGATACTGAGCCAGCCAATTAAGGTAGAAGTCTATGCACCACCTAGAATCGATCCTAGTGATATTTTCCTTGTACCAGGGGCTTCTTACATGCTTACTGTGAGGGGAGGCCCAAAAACTAGTGCGTACATTGAGTTTGTCAGTATGGATAATGAGGTCGCAAAGGTCCACACAACCACAGGACTAGTTTCTGCAACATCACCTGGAAACACCACCATAGTTGCCAAGATGTACAGGAATGGAGATATCTTTACTTGTCAGGCATATGGTGAAGTTAAAGTAGGTGTTCCTTCTTCAGCAATGTTAAATGTTCAAAGCGAGCAGCTAGCTGTTGGCCATCAAATACCAATAATTCCCTCCCTGTCCGAGGggaatttattttcattttatgaaCTTTGCAGAAATTATCAGTGGATTATAAATGATGATGAGGTGTTGAGTTTCCAAGCAGCAGACAGCTTACACGTTGGAAATCATGGAATGCACATGTCCAGGGAGAAAGGCAATGGACTGACAGGATATGTGGGTGACAATGACCTTGGTTTTATTCAAGTATTGCATGGAAGATCTGCAGGGCAGACGGATGTTACAGTTTCTTTCTCCTGTGATTTTGTTGCTTACAAATCTTTTTCAGAGTCAAGATCATATACTGCATCTATTTCCTTGTCAGTAGTGTCTGAGCTTCCACTTGCTCTGGGATCACCAATTACTTGGATTCTCCCTCCACATTATACCACGTCTGCTCTTTTGCCTTCAGCTTCTAGAACTTTCAGTAAAGGGGATCCAAGTATAGGTAAGGTTACTTATTCTATATTAGGAGACTGTAGAAGAAAGGCCGAATTGGAGGAAGATGATCCTATACTCATTGATGGGAGCAGAATAAGAACAAAAGAGAGTGGCAATCTTGCATGTATTCAAGCAAAAGATAGGTCAAATGGAAGAGTTGAGGTGGCCTCTTGTGTGAAGGTTGCTGAAGTGACTCAAATACGTTTCACTGCAGAAAAGTTGCTGGTTCACACGTTAGCAATTGGTGCTGAAATTGATGTTCCAATCAAATATTATGATGTGCTTGGAAATCCTTTCCTTGAGGCTCATGATGTTATTCCGTTTGGAGTTGAAACTAACTACCATGATGTCATCTCTGTCGAGGATGCAGTTGATGGCACTGGAAATGTCCATCTCAAAGCAATAAGTTATGGTAGAGCTCTTGTGCGAGTAGGTTTTGCCAATGAACCAAAGAACTCTGATTATATGGTGATTCTTGTTGGTGCTCATTTGCATCCTCAGAACCCAACTCTTCACCTAGGAAGTGGTCTTAACTTCAGCATAGAAGGTCTAAGTGATCAAGTATCTGGTCAGTGGTTTACTAGTAATGCAAGCATTGTATCTGTGGACCAGCAATCTGGACATGCCAAGGCAATAGGGGAAGGTTCTGTACAAATTATCTTTGAGTGTTCGAATATGAAACTGCAAACTACAGTTACGGTGTCACAGCCAGAGATGATGTCTGTTGATGCTCCAAGAGAAATCCTGACAAATGTGCCACTTCCTGCAAATGGATATAGCTTTCTTGTAAAACTCAATGATGCTTATCGCCACAAGTATAAATCTGCTAAAAACAGGGCAATTTTCTTGTTTGATTGCCTGGTTGATCCACCTTATGTTGGTTATGTGAAGCCGTGGGTTGATCTTGATACGGGTAATTCATATTGCCTTTTCTTCCCTTACTCTCCTGAAAGTTTGGTACTTGCCACTCCAAAGTCAGGAGGCATTAAACAGGATTTAGCTGTTACTATTAAGGCATCACTGATCGGAGAGCAGAATATCTCAGGATCTGCATCAGCACTTTTTGTTGGAGGTTTCATCATTCCGGGAACGGAAGGAGATTCATTGCAGTTAAATCTAACCCCACAATTTAACAGGAGTGTCCTCACTGTTGTAGGAAACACAGATGTGAGTATCTACTGGCATGATCGGGAACGACTAGCTGTCAGACCCATACATGGAGAAGATTCTCAAGGAAGAAGCCGTGCACAGTATGAGATCAAAATTCGCAGAGCAGAGAAGTTTAAAGACAAACTGATTTTTACACTCCCAGCAACTGGTCAGATCACGGAAGTTAATGTTAACTATGAACCTGAAGAGAGAAGAGCAACAATTATTAACCTTAATTTATGGGCTACTGCAGCTGCTTGTTTCATCTTGCTTATAGTCACAGCCACTGTATTCATTTCTTACTTGGATCAACCTGTGAGATCCCGACCATCTGCTCCTCCTGGCACACCAAGTGTAGCTGCACCTGTAACTCCTGAGCGAAGCAGTCCTGCTGGAGTAAGCGAACATTCACCTCGGACACCTCAACCTTTCTTGGATTATGTTAGGAGGACAATTGATGAAACTCCATACTACAGACAAGACTTTAGGAGGAGGGCTAACCCTCAGAACACTTACTAG